The Heyndrickxia vini genome contains a region encoding:
- a CDS encoding 2,3-butanediol dehydrogenase, with amino-acid sequence MKAAKIYGAKDIRVEEAELPALEKGMVKVKVEFAGICGSDMHEYLAGTYPMRTQPVLGHEFSGVVVEVGEGVTNAKVGDRVAVEPLIPCGKCDNCQRGFVNLCTERQGYGYTVSGGFAQFAVVKEENIFHLPENMSLELGALVEPTAVAVHAVRQSQLKLGDTAAIFGAGPIGLLLLQAVKAAGASETFIVEVSDERRQKALELGATHVINPIDTDAIAFIREQTNGGVNVAFDAAGVQATFTSGVSSVRPGGEFKIVSVWEKPVNFDPNMIVRTEAKISGSYAYVRLFPEVIRLLASGVIDGNAVITSQIALDDIVEKGFEKLTEDRAQCKILVNMNLN; translated from the coding sequence ATGAAAGCAGCAAAAATATATGGAGCAAAGGATATTCGAGTGGAGGAAGCGGAATTACCTGCACTTGAAAAAGGTATGGTGAAAGTAAAAGTTGAATTTGCGGGCATTTGTGGAAGTGATATGCACGAGTATTTAGCTGGAACTTATCCAATGCGTACTCAACCTGTTTTAGGTCATGAATTTTCGGGAGTCGTAGTGGAGGTAGGTGAAGGAGTAACCAATGCAAAGGTAGGAGATCGGGTAGCTGTTGAGCCACTTATTCCTTGTGGGAAATGTGATAATTGCCAAAGAGGTTTTGTGAATTTATGTACAGAGCGTCAAGGATATGGATATACGGTTTCAGGTGGATTTGCCCAATTTGCGGTAGTGAAGGAAGAGAATATTTTTCATTTACCTGAAAACATGAGTTTAGAGCTTGGCGCATTAGTTGAGCCAACTGCTGTTGCGGTTCATGCTGTTCGTCAAAGTCAATTAAAGCTTGGAGATACTGCAGCAATTTTTGGCGCGGGCCCAATTGGATTATTGTTGTTACAAGCTGTTAAAGCAGCGGGAGCAAGTGAGACGTTTATCGTGGAAGTATCTGATGAACGCCGTCAAAAAGCATTGGAACTTGGTGCTACACATGTGATCAATCCAATTGATACAGATGCAATTGCCTTTATCCGTGAACAAACAAATGGTGGTGTAAATGTAGCTTTTGACGCAGCAGGTGTACAAGCTACATTTACAAGTGGCGTAAGCTCCGTGCGCCCAGGCGGTGAATTTAAGATCGTCAGTGTATGGGAAAAACCAGTCAATTTTGATCCAAATATGATTGTAAGAACGGAAGCGAAAATCAGTGGTTCTTATGCATATGTTCGTTTATTCCCGGAAGTCATTCGCCTGCTTGCAAGTGGTGTCATCGATGGCAACGCCGTCATTACAAGTCAAATTGCATTAGATGATATCGTAGAAAAAGGCTTCGAAAAGTTAACAGAAGATCGTGCTCAATGTAAAATTTTAGTGAACATGAACCTTAATTAA
- a CDS encoding MATE family efflux transporter: MKNINNRFANESIPKLLLSLAVPAIAAQIINALYNIVDRMFIGRMPEIGTLALTGLGISFPITMAISAFAMLIGFGGAPLASIKLGEGKKEKAEELMGNCLFMLLILSVVLTAILLPFKSQLLVLFGASPQTLPYADSYLGIYLLGTISVLISLGLNQFIAAQGFAKTAMISVCVGAACNTILDPIFIFTLDMGVKGAAFATIISQTLSAVWVVYFLTSNQSYLRLRRKYMTINLKVVGGILALGLSPFIMQSTESLIQIVFNTSLAKYGGDLYVGAIGIMCSLMQLFSLPLSSFAQGAQPIIGYNYGSRDFQRVKATIKYCIIICATLGLLMWSVAIFLPQLPIRLFTEDSELTALTGRLMRVFFLGTCIYGIQLALQQVFVALGQAKVSIFIAVLRKIILLIPLVFLLPTFISPKANAVIIAEPIADFCAATTCCILFTIRVKQLLRRKETR, encoded by the coding sequence ATGAAAAATATAAATAACCGATTTGCAAATGAAAGTATTCCAAAACTACTGCTGTCACTTGCAGTTCCGGCGATTGCTGCTCAAATCATAAATGCACTTTATAACATCGTTGATCGTATGTTTATCGGGAGAATGCCTGAAATAGGAACACTTGCTTTAACGGGTCTTGGGATTTCCTTTCCGATTACAATGGCAATCTCGGCCTTTGCCATGCTTATTGGGTTTGGAGGTGCTCCACTCGCTTCCATTAAATTAGGGGAAGGAAAAAAGGAAAAAGCGGAAGAACTTATGGGGAACTGTCTCTTCATGTTACTAATACTATCAGTCGTATTAACCGCTATATTATTACCATTTAAATCCCAGCTGCTCGTTTTATTCGGGGCAAGTCCACAAACGCTTCCTTATGCTGATTCCTATTTAGGCATTTACCTACTTGGAACAATTAGTGTCCTTATTTCACTAGGATTGAACCAATTTATTGCTGCACAAGGGTTTGCTAAAACGGCAATGATCTCAGTGTGTGTAGGTGCCGCTTGCAACACCATTCTTGATCCGATTTTTATTTTCACTTTGGATATGGGTGTAAAAGGCGCAGCGTTCGCGACGATTATTTCACAAACACTTTCTGCTGTTTGGGTAGTATATTTTCTTACCTCAAACCAAAGTTATTTACGTCTGCGGCGGAAATATATGACCATCAATCTTAAAGTAGTTGGCGGTATTCTTGCGCTAGGACTTTCACCATTTATCATGCAATCGACAGAAAGCTTGATCCAAATTGTATTCAATACTTCTCTTGCTAAATATGGCGGAGACTTGTACGTTGGGGCAATTGGAATTATGTGCAGCCTAATGCAATTATTTTCCCTTCCATTATCAAGCTTTGCTCAAGGTGCACAACCGATTATTGGGTATAATTACGGCTCTCGTGATTTTCAACGGGTTAAAGCTACAATTAAATACTGTATTATAATCTGCGCCACCCTCGGATTGCTGATGTGGAGTGTAGCCATTTTTCTTCCGCAGCTTCCCATTAGACTATTCACCGAGGATTCCGAGCTTACTGCCTTAACAGGAAGACTCATGCGAGTATTCTTTCTAGGGACCTGCATTTACGGAATACAACTAGCATTGCAACAAGTATTTGTCGCTCTCGGACAGGCAAAAGTTTCAATCTTCATCGCTGTTTTACGTAAAATTATTTTGCTCATTCCGTTAGTCTTTTTACTGCCTACTTTTATTAGTCCTAAAGCTAATGCTGTTATTATCGCGGAGCCCATTGCGGATTTTTGCGCTGCGACTACTTGTTGTATCTTGTTTACTATTAGGGTAAAACAGCTTCTCAGACGGAAAGAAACAAGATGA
- a CDS encoding RNA polymerase sigma factor, with the protein MRKKDAHALLVTCITERKEDFYRLAFSYVKNQEDALDIVQDSIHKALIHIESIKDVHSIKSWFYKIVVRTSIDFLRKKKKLVFVDNQMMDYMNHGKEEVYKDIDLHNALDELPVQYKTVIILRFFEDLKIEEIADIVDENINTVKTRLYRGLKLLRMSISEGDLE; encoded by the coding sequence ATGAGGAAAAAAGATGCACATGCATTATTAGTAACATGCATCACTGAGCGCAAAGAGGACTTTTATCGTCTAGCGTTTAGTTATGTGAAGAATCAAGAAGATGCATTAGATATCGTGCAAGATTCCATACATAAAGCACTTATTCATATCGAATCAATTAAAGATGTTCATTCCATAAAAAGTTGGTTTTATAAAATTGTCGTTCGTACATCAATTGATTTTTTAAGAAAGAAAAAGAAATTAGTTTTTGTAGATAATCAAATGATGGACTATATGAACCATGGAAAAGAAGAGGTATATAAAGATATTGATCTTCATAATGCCTTAGATGAATTGCCTGTTCAATATAAAACGGTCATCATTCTGCGTTTTTTCGAAGACCTGAAAATTGAAGAAATTGCTGATATTGTTGATGAAAATATTAATACTGTAAAAACACGTTTATATAGGGGATTAAAGCTCTTACGTATGTCAATTTCCGAAGGGGACTTAGAGTGA
- a CDS encoding DUF3298 and DUF4163 domain-containing protein encodes MDKRLETLKKEYEDIPIPKELDEVISKTLRQKRNKKRIYLWPISIAAAAILFTATVNLSPHAAEAMSKIPVVKKIIEVITFNRFKEERNTTSIDVKTPAISGLKNKRLEKNINKKYVNESKKLYEEFTRSVPTKKGEKGHLSIYSDYKVVTETPIILSVRRDIEKIQASGYIQKQFVTIDKPNEVLLTLKGLFKNDQYIKVISENIIEQMKQQMEADSNKIYWITSEDMEPFKQIKPDQEFYINNHHQLVISFDEYDVAPGYMGAVEFTIPTKRISKILVGNRYIY; translated from the coding sequence ATGGACAAGAGATTAGAAACGTTAAAAAAGGAATATGAGGATATACCGATTCCTAAAGAGTTAGATGAAGTAATATCGAAAACGCTGCGACAAAAAAGAAACAAGAAACGCATATATTTATGGCCGATTAGTATCGCTGCCGCTGCTATATTATTTACAGCAACCGTTAATCTAAGTCCACATGCAGCAGAAGCAATGTCTAAAATTCCGGTTGTTAAAAAGATTATAGAAGTTATCACTTTTAATCGGTTTAAAGAAGAAAGAAATACTACTAGCATTGATGTCAAAACTCCAGCGATCTCGGGTTTGAAAAATAAACGATTAGAAAAAAACATAAACAAAAAGTACGTGAATGAAAGCAAGAAATTATATGAGGAGTTTACAAGGTCAGTACCTACGAAAAAAGGGGAAAAAGGACATCTTTCTATTTATAGCGATTATAAGGTCGTAACGGAAACCCCTATTATACTATCCGTTCGTCGTGATATTGAAAAGATACAAGCATCAGGATATATTCAAAAGCAATTCGTGACAATTGATAAACCAAACGAAGTCTTATTAACTCTCAAAGGTTTATTTAAGAATGATCAATATATAAAGGTAATTAGCGAAAACATTATAGAACAAATGAAACAACAGATGGAAGCTGATTCGAATAAAATCTACTGGATAACAAGTGAGGATATGGAGCCCTTTAAGCAAATTAAGCCGGATCAGGAGTTTTATATAAATAACCATCATCAACTTGTCATTTCTTTCGATGAATATGATGTAGCACCTGGCTATATGGGGGCGGTGGAATTTACCATTCCTACAAAACGTATTTCAAAAATCCTCGTCGGTAATAGGTATATATACTAA